Proteins encoded together in one Impatiens glandulifera chromosome 1, dImpGla2.1, whole genome shotgun sequence window:
- the LOC124926640 gene encoding uncharacterized protein LOC124926640, translating into MDDEMMFILSDGPIKIEKERCEWTTDDKRRDNLDNHCRSHIFKSLDRNTFGKVRECRTAKEAWETVIQLHEGNERTKENKILVATQKFENIKMRLGETMKEFSDRFTSVVNELSTLGKKYDNKETIIKALRSLSSIWDIKTGDVIIQHPP; encoded by the coding sequence ATGGATGACGAGATGATGTTCATCCTATCTGAtggtccaataaagattgagaaggaaaGATGTGAATGGACGACCGATGATAAAAGAAGAGACAACCTAGATAATCATTGCAGGAGTCACATCTTCAAATCTCTGGACAGAAACACATTTGGCAAAGTTAGAGAATGTAGAACTGCAAAGGAAGCATGGGAGACAGTAATCCAACtccatgaaggaaatgaaagaaccaaggagaacaagataCTAGTGGCCAcccaaaagtttgaaaatattaagaTGAGGCTCGGTGAAACCATGAAAGAGTTCAGTGATCGGTTTACCAGTGTAGTAAATGAGCTTTCTacactcggaaagaaatacGATAACAAGGAAACCATTATCAAGGCATTGAGATCTCTTTCCAGCATTTGGGATATAAAGACTGGTGATGTGATAATCCAACATCCTCCATAA